The genomic interval CAGGCCCTGGCCAACACTGGCGGCGCCATCGTTAACATCGTCGCAGACATGTGGGGCGGCATGCCCGGCATGGGGCACTCAGGTGCGGCGCGGGCGGGCATGGTCAACTTCACTCAGACAGCGGCCGTGGAATGGGGTACTTCCGGCGTGCGCGTCAACGCGGTTGCACCGGGCTGGATTGCCTCCAGCGGCATGGATAACTACCCCGAACAGATGAAGGAATGGATCCGCAGCCTCAGCGACAACGTGCCCATCAAGCGCATGGGCACCGAATCGGAAGTCAGCGCCGCCATCTGCTTCCTGCTCAGCCCCGGAGCTGCGTTCATCAGCGGCGACTGCCTGCGCATCGACGGCGGTGCCTCTCAGGGTGGCCGGATGTGGCCCTTCCCCAAGGCCAAAAACAACGAGCCGTTCAATGGCTTCCACCGCGCCACCACCCCGAAAGTGCTGAGCGACGACTGAGGAGAACGCCATGCAAGTTCTGGAAACCACGGTCACTCCCCAGTCGGAGGAATTCCAGGCCAACGCCGAGGCTATGGAAGCACACATCCAGACCTTCCGGGAGGTGGAGCAAAAGGTGCTGGACCTGGCAGAAGCGGCGCGGGAAAAGTTCACCAAGCGGGGCAAGCTGCTGCCCCGGGATCGCATTAACCGGCTGCTGGATCGGGGTACACCGTTTCTGGAACTCTGCTCCCTGGCGGGTTACCAGATGCATGATGACAAAGACGGCAGCCTCGCTGGTGGCGGCATCATTGCCGGCATTGGCACGGTCAGTGGCATCCGCTGCCTGGTCGTGGCCAGCAACAGTGCCATCAAAGGCGGCACCATCACTCCAGCCGGTCTG from Marinobacter sp. LA51 carries:
- a CDS encoding SDR family oxidoreductase; amino-acid sequence: MSYQSIFHPELFKGQTFIVTGGGSGIGRCTAHELAALGAQVALVGRKAEKVETVKAEILEDGGIASAHVCDIREEESVKATVAAILEEHGGLNGVVNNAGGQFPSPLTGINQKGWETVVRTNLTGGFLMAREAYTQALANTGGAIVNIVADMWGGMPGMGHSGAARAGMVNFTQTAAVEWGTSGVRVNAVAPGWIASSGMDNYPEQMKEWIRSLSDNVPIKRMGTESEVSAAICFLLSPGAAFISGDCLRIDGGASQGGRMWPFPKAKNNEPFNGFHRATTPKVLSDD